A part of Pararhizobium sp. A13 genomic DNA contains:
- a CDS encoding glycine--tRNA ligase subunit alpha has protein sequence MTTAALPDHMNPKRSFQALILTLHNYWADKGCAVLQPYDMEVGAGTFHPATTLRALGPKPWRAAYVQPSRRPTDGRYGENPNRLQHYYQYQVLLKPNPSNLQELYLGSLAAIGLDPLLHDIRFVEDDWESPTLGAWGLGWECWCDGMEVSQFTYFQQVCGIECSPVSGELTYGLERLAMYVQGVDNVYDLNFNGREGDEKISYGDVFLQAEQEYSRHNFEYANTAMLQQHFVDAEKECLALLAAGAPDTGANAMLHKCVFPAYDQCIKASHVFNLLDARGVISVTERQSYILRVRTLAKACGEAFLLTDAGGVNLAKEAA, from the coding sequence ATGACCACCGCCGCCCTGCCGGACCATATGAACCCCAAGCGCTCCTTTCAGGCGCTGATCCTGACGCTGCACAATTACTGGGCGGACAAGGGATGCGCGGTTCTGCAGCCCTACGACATGGAAGTCGGCGCCGGCACCTTCCATCCGGCAACGACGCTGCGGGCGCTCGGCCCCAAGCCTTGGCGGGCCGCCTATGTGCAGCCCTCGCGCCGTCCGACCGACGGGCGCTACGGCGAAAACCCGAACCGCCTGCAGCATTATTACCAGTATCAGGTATTGCTGAAGCCCAATCCGTCGAACCTGCAGGAGCTTTATCTCGGCTCGCTCGCGGCGATCGGGCTGGACCCTTTGCTGCACGACATCCGCTTCGTCGAAGATGACTGGGAAAGCCCGACGCTCGGCGCCTGGGGGTTGGGCTGGGAGTGCTGGTGCGACGGCATGGAGGTTTCGCAGTTCACCTATTTCCAGCAAGTCTGCGGCATCGAATGCTCACCTGTCTCGGGCGAGCTCACCTACGGCCTCGAACGCCTTGCGATGTATGTGCAGGGCGTCGACAACGTCTATGACCTCAACTTCAACGGCCGCGAAGGCGACGAGAAGATCAGCTATGGCGACGTTTTCCTGCAGGCCGAGCAGGAATATTCACGCCACAATTTCGAATATGCCAACACCGCCATGCTGCAACAGCATTTCGTCGATGCCGAAAAGGAGTGCCTGGCCCTTCTCGCCGCCGGCGCGCCCGATACCGGCGCCAACGCCATGCTGCACAAATGCGTGTTCCCGGCCTATGACCAGTGCATCAAGGCGAGCCACGTCTTCAACCTCCTCGACGCCCGCGGCGTGATCTCAGTGACCGAACGCCAGAGCTATATCCTGCGCGTGCGCACGCTCGCCAAGGCCTGCGGCGAGGCCTTTCTACTGACGGATGCGGGCGGCGTGAACCTCGCAAAAGAGGCTGCTTAA
- a CDS encoding S49 family peptidase, giving the protein MAGLFRKLLPRRFRNEGVTIPVVRLHGAIMAGGSQFRPLLNLASVAPVLDKAFSMKGVPAVAISLNSPGGSPVQSRLIYQRIRDLAEEKKKRVIIFVEDVAASGGYMIALAGDEIIADPTSIVGSIGVVSGGFGFPELLKKIGVERRVYTAGTNKAMLDPFQPEKEQDIEYLKGLQLEIHDVFIGMVKARRGHLLADTPDIFSGLFWTGKRGQELGLVDSLGDMRGELKKRFGEKTQLQLVSASRGLFGRRQPGASLAGAIAERFAASTVSGLAEVAEERALWGRFGL; this is encoded by the coding sequence ATGGCCGGACTGTTCAGGAAGCTGCTGCCGAGGCGTTTTCGCAATGAGGGTGTGACGATCCCGGTCGTCAGGCTGCACGGCGCGATCATGGCAGGTGGCAGCCAGTTTCGCCCGCTGCTCAACCTCGCCTCGGTTGCTCCGGTGCTGGACAAGGCCTTTTCGATGAAGGGTGTCCCGGCCGTCGCCATCTCGCTCAATTCGCCGGGCGGATCGCCGGTGCAGTCGCGGCTGATCTATCAGCGCATCCGTGATCTCGCCGAAGAAAAGAAGAAGCGCGTCATCATCTTCGTAGAGGATGTCGCGGCGTCCGGCGGCTATATGATCGCGCTGGCCGGCGATGAGATCATCGCTGACCCGACCTCGATCGTTGGCTCCATCGGCGTCGTCTCCGGCGGCTTCGGCTTTCCGGAGCTCCTGAAGAAAATCGGCGTCGAGCGGCGCGTCTATACCGCCGGCACCAACAAGGCGATGCTCGATCCGTTCCAGCCGGAAAAGGAACAAGACATCGAATATCTGAAGGGCCTGCAGCTCGAAATTCACGATGTCTTCATCGGCATGGTCAAGGCGCGGCGCGGCCATCTGCTTGCCGATACACCGGATATCTTCTCCGGCCTGTTCTGGACCGGAAAGCGCGGCCAGGAGCTCGGCCTTGTCGATAGTCTCGGCGACATGCGCGGCGAGTTGAAGAAGCGTTTCGGCGAGAAAACCCAGCTGCAGCTCGTCTCCGCGTCGCGCGGCCTGTTCGGCAGGCGGCAGCCCGGCGCGTCGCTGGCGGGCGCAATAGCCGAGCGCTTCGCGGCATCCACCGTTTCCGGCCTTGCAGAGGTGGCAGAAGAAAGAGCATTATGGGGCCGCTTCGGCCTTTGA
- a CDS encoding 4-(cytidine 5'-diphospho)-2-C-methyl-D-erythritol kinase, which produces MANEGGIPGFALTRLAPAKINLALHVVGQRPDGYHLLESLVTFADAGDRIGFSHSTEDRFTVSGSFSTDLPLTGEGASGNLVLRARDLLRAHLVERGIAAGSVHLHLEKNLPVASGIGGGSADAAATLLGLLELWGASADPSSLRDMALNLGADVPMCLEGRPLIASGIGEELEPIPLPRFHMLLVNPRGAVSTPVIFRMLTNKTNPSLAMAHRAVAASDWIKALKGMRNDLEPPARLLEPAIGAVADALLKTGAVFVRMSGSGATCFGLFTTAAERDVAAAVLSTQKPNWYVLACNSVSGDGDDHGWH; this is translated from the coding sequence ATGGCAAATGAAGGCGGCATACCGGGCTTCGCGCTGACGCGCCTTGCGCCTGCCAAGATCAATCTGGCCCTGCATGTCGTCGGCCAGAGGCCGGACGGCTATCATCTGCTCGAAAGCCTCGTGACGTTCGCCGACGCGGGAGACCGCATCGGCTTCTCCCATTCGACGGAAGATCGTTTCACCGTTTCCGGTTCGTTTTCCACCGATCTGCCACTGACGGGTGAAGGCGCGTCCGGCAATCTGGTGCTTCGGGCGCGTGACCTCTTGCGGGCGCATCTAGTTGAAAGAGGCATCGCGGCCGGGTCGGTTCATCTTCATCTCGAAAAGAACCTGCCCGTCGCCTCCGGCATCGGCGGCGGCTCGGCGGATGCCGCAGCGACGCTTCTCGGTTTGTTGGAGCTGTGGGGCGCCTCTGCGGATCCCAGCAGCTTGCGCGACATGGCGCTGAACCTCGGCGCGGACGTGCCGATGTGTCTGGAAGGCCGGCCGCTCATCGCCAGCGGCATCGGCGAAGAGCTTGAGCCTATACCCCTTCCGCGCTTTCATATGCTTCTCGTCAATCCGCGCGGCGCGGTATCGACGCCGGTGATTTTCCGGATGCTGACGAACAAGACCAATCCATCGCTTGCGATGGCCCACAGAGCGGTTGCCGCGAGCGACTGGATCAAGGCTTTGAAAGGCATGCGCAACGACCTCGAGCCGCCTGCCCGGCTTTTGGAGCCGGCGATCGGCGCGGTGGCGGATGCGCTGTTGAAGACGGGAGCGGTTTTCGTTCGGATGTCTGGCTCGGGCGCCACCTGCTTCGGGCTGTTTACGACCGCTGCAGAAAGAGACGTCGCTGCCGCCGTTCTTTCAACGCAAAAGCCGAACTGGTACGTTCTTGCCTGCAACAGCGTCAGCGGAGATGGAGACGATCATGGCTGGCATTGA
- a CDS encoding PA0069 family radical SAM protein produces MNELSEIRQGALAPANTADMAEAMIAGSGLRIEIDRRRGRGAALNTSGRFEPTSRVLEDDGWDSLEDLPALQTDVQIEKPRSIISRNDSPDLPFDRSVNPYRGCEHGCIYCFARPTHAYMGLSPGLDFETKLYAKPGAAKLLERELAKPGYKVRPIAIGTNTDPYQPIEKEWRIMRQVLEVLKACDHPVMIVTKSAMVMRDIDLLAPMAEKGLAKVGLSVTTLDLKLARLMEPRASTPTKRLAAIKALTEAGIPATVMMAPVIPALNDHEIERVLDSGKTAGATHASYVLLRLPLEVSPLFRDWLLRNYPDRYRHVMSLVRSMRGGKDYDAEFGKRMKGAGPYAWQIGRRFELAAKRLELNVAKRPLNCDLFVPPLGTGVQLSLL; encoded by the coding sequence ATGAACGAGCTGTCTGAGATCAGGCAGGGCGCCCTTGCGCCCGCCAACACGGCAGATATGGCCGAAGCGATGATCGCCGGTTCCGGCCTGCGGATCGAGATTGACCGCAGGCGCGGCCGGGGAGCCGCCCTCAATACGTCAGGACGTTTCGAACCAACCTCCCGGGTACTTGAAGATGACGGCTGGGACTCGCTGGAGGATCTTCCGGCTCTCCAGACCGATGTTCAAATCGAAAAGCCGCGCTCGATCATCAGCCGCAACGATTCGCCCGACCTCCCTTTTGATCGCTCGGTCAATCCTTATCGGGGCTGCGAACATGGCTGCATCTATTGCTTCGCCCGGCCGACGCACGCCTATATGGGCCTGTCGCCGGGGCTCGATTTCGAAACGAAACTCTACGCCAAGCCGGGTGCGGCAAAGCTGCTTGAACGCGAACTGGCAAAACCCGGCTACAAGGTGCGGCCGATCGCAATCGGCACCAACACCGATCCCTACCAGCCGATCGAGAAGGAATGGCGGATCATGCGCCAGGTCCTCGAAGTGCTGAAGGCGTGCGACCATCCGGTGATGATCGTCACCAAATCGGCGATGGTCATGCGCGACATCGATCTTCTCGCACCGATGGCGGAGAAGGGTCTGGCCAAGGTCGGCCTATCCGTGACGACGCTCGACCTCAAGCTCGCCCGCCTGATGGAACCGCGCGCTTCGACGCCAACGAAGCGCCTCGCCGCAATCAAGGCGTTGACGGAAGCCGGCATACCGGCAACGGTGATGATGGCGCCGGTCATTCCAGCGCTCAACGACCATGAGATCGAGCGGGTGCTGGATTCAGGCAAAACCGCCGGTGCCACCCATGCCAGCTACGTGCTTCTGCGCCTGCCGTTGGAGGTGAGCCCGTTGTTTCGCGACTGGCTGCTCCGCAACTATCCAGACCGCTACCGTCACGTCATGTCGCTGGTGCGCTCGATGCGCGGCGGCAAGGATTATGATGCCGAGTTCGGCAAGCGCATGAAGGGCGCCGGACCCTATGCCTGGCAGATCGGCCGGCGCTTCGAACTGGCGGCCAAGCGGCTCGAACTGAACGTGGCGAAGCGCCCGCTCAACTGCGACCTGTTCGTTCCGCCGCTCGGCACCGGCGTTCAACTGTCGCTGCTCTGA
- a CDS encoding polyprenyl synthetase family protein, with translation MGVVIPLEDSKNKQASVKPLVDLTKADMERVNQLILSKAGSDVQMIPEVANHLISSGGKRLRPMLTLASASMFGFTGDAHVKLATSVEFMHTATLLHDDVVDESDLRRGKSTARMIWGNQASVLVGDFLLGQAFRMMVDVGSLDALDVLSTAASVIAEGEVLQLSVAKNMETTEDDYLSVIRAKTAALFAAAAEVGPIVARTDKASRNALKSYGMNLGLAFQLVDDVLDYGGKAADLGKNVGDDFREGKITLPVILSYRRGTSDERSFWREAIEGGKSDDQNLEKALGLITRYGGLSDTIARAQHYGTIARDALAPLPQSPWKAALLEVIDFCIERVS, from the coding sequence TTGGGCGTAGTGATACCGCTGGAAGACAGCAAAAACAAACAGGCATCCGTGAAGCCGCTCGTCGACCTGACGAAGGCGGACATGGAACGCGTCAACCAGTTGATCCTGTCCAAGGCCGGTTCCGACGTCCAGATGATCCCGGAGGTGGCGAACCATCTGATTTCATCCGGCGGCAAGCGCCTGCGGCCGATGCTGACGCTCGCTTCCGCCTCGATGTTCGGTTTTACCGGCGATGCCCATGTGAAGCTCGCGACCTCAGTCGAATTCATGCACACGGCCACCCTGCTGCACGACGACGTCGTCGATGAAAGCGACCTTCGGCGCGGCAAATCGACGGCGCGGATGATCTGGGGCAACCAGGCAAGCGTTCTCGTCGGCGACTTCCTGCTCGGCCAGGCGTTCCGCATGATGGTCGATGTCGGCTCGCTGGACGCGCTCGATGTGCTTTCGACGGCAGCCTCGGTGATCGCCGAGGGCGAGGTGCTGCAGCTTTCGGTCGCCAAGAACATGGAGACGACCGAGGACGACTATCTCTCGGTCATCCGCGCCAAGACGGCGGCGCTGTTTGCCGCTGCCGCCGAAGTCGGCCCGATCGTCGCCAGGACCGACAAGGCGAGCCGCAATGCGCTGAAATCCTATGGCATGAATCTCGGCCTCGCCTTCCAGCTGGTCGATGACGTGCTCGACTACGGTGGCAAGGCCGCCGATCTCGGCAAGAATGTCGGCGACGATTTCCGCGAGGGCAAGATCACCCTTCCGGTGATCCTCTCCTATCGCCGCGGCACCTCCGACGAACGCAGCTTCTGGCGCGAGGCGATCGAGGGCGGCAAGAGCGACGACCAGAACCTGGAAAAAGCGCTTGGCCTGATCACCCGTTACGGCGGCTTGAGCGACACGATCGCACGGGCGCAGCACTACGGCACGATCGCCCGCGATGCGCTGGCGCCTCTGCCGCAATCACCCTGGAAAGCAGCGCTTCTCGAGGTGATCGATTTCTGCATCGAGCGGGTGAGCTGA
- a CDS encoding glycosyl transferase — protein sequence MLTIIIETRNNEAELAQTLSALVSGAVEGLVSDVIILDHGSRDGSSRVADAAGARFCTSWDMKDIVRSARGDWLLLLEAGARPAGRWIDDVAEYMSLSKTPARFSPSRLHRRPFLKRVVTRLAPLELGFLLSRQQATAIAKSGMRLSDFATGRAVRRLGSELVPAWVAIGNRPGADDC from the coding sequence ATGCTGACGATCATCATCGAAACCCGCAACAACGAAGCCGAACTGGCGCAGACGCTGTCGGCGCTGGTCTCAGGCGCCGTGGAAGGCTTGGTGAGCGACGTGATCATCCTCGATCACGGCTCGCGGGACGGTTCCAGCCGTGTCGCCGATGCCGCAGGCGCGCGTTTCTGCACGAGCTGGGATATGAAGGACATCGTTCGCTCCGCGCGGGGGGACTGGCTGCTGCTGCTGGAGGCGGGTGCAAGACCGGCAGGCCGCTGGATCGATGACGTGGCGGAATATATGTCCCTTAGCAAGACACCGGCGCGGTTTTCGCCCTCGCGGCTGCATCGCCGGCCGTTCCTGAAGCGCGTCGTGACCCGCCTGGCGCCGCTCGAGCTCGGTTTCCTCTTGTCGCGGCAGCAGGCGACGGCGATCGCAAAATCCGGCATGCGGCTCAGCGATTTCGCAACCGGCAGGGCGGTGCGCCGCCTCGGCAGCGAACTCGTGCCTGCCTGGGTCGCGATCGGCAATCGTCCCGGCGCTGACGATTGCTAG
- the moaB gene encoding molybdenum cofactor biosynthesis protein B → MAGIDETRPFVPLGIAVLTVSDTRTRADDRSGDTLAARIADAGHRLEARAIVPDDKARIAAQVKAWTLDDAIDVVITTGGTGFTGRDVTPEAVEPLFEKRMDGFSEVFHRISYDKIGTSTIQSRATGGVANATFIFVLPGSPGACRDAWDGILKQQLDYRHMPCNFVEIMPRLDEHLKRG, encoded by the coding sequence ATGGCTGGCATTGACGAGACAAGACCCTTCGTTCCCCTCGGCATCGCGGTCCTGACAGTCTCCGATACCCGGACGCGTGCCGACGACCGCTCCGGTGACACGCTCGCTGCCCGCATTGCCGATGCCGGTCACCGGCTCGAGGCCCGCGCCATCGTGCCGGACGACAAGGCGCGGATTGCCGCCCAGGTCAAGGCATGGACGCTGGACGATGCGATCGACGTGGTGATCACCACGGGCGGCACGGGCTTTACCGGACGCGATGTGACGCCGGAGGCGGTGGAACCGTTGTTCGAAAAGCGCATGGATGGTTTTTCCGAGGTCTTCCACCGCATCTCCTACGACAAGATCGGCACGTCCACCATCCAGTCTCGCGCAACCGGCGGAGTCGCCAACGCCACCTTCATCTTCGTGCTGCCGGGATCACCCGGCGCCTGCCGCGACGCCTGGGACGGCATCCTGAAACAGCAGCTCGACTACCGGCACATGCCCTGCAATTTCGTCGAGATCATGCCGAGGCTCGACGAGCACCTGAAGCGCGGCTGA
- a CDS encoding LemA family protein: MIGLAIAAVVILYLIFIYNGLVKARQVKEEAWSGIDVQLKRRADLIPNLIETVKGYAAHEKGTLQEIVELRSKAQAVPAGDVAGRAAAEGMLGQALGKLFALAEAYPDLKANQNFSELQQSLEEIESEVQMARRYYNGAARDLNVKVESFPSNLIAGPFGFAKAAFFEITNEADRAVPVVKF, translated from the coding sequence ATGATCGGTCTCGCCATCGCTGCGGTCGTGATCCTGTACCTGATTTTCATCTATAACGGCCTGGTCAAGGCGCGACAGGTGAAGGAGGAGGCGTGGTCCGGCATCGACGTGCAACTGAAGCGCCGCGCCGATCTGATCCCCAATCTGATAGAGACCGTCAAGGGCTATGCCGCCCATGAAAAGGGCACGCTGCAGGAGATCGTCGAGCTTCGAAGCAAGGCGCAGGCCGTGCCCGCGGGCGACGTCGCCGGGAGGGCTGCCGCGGAAGGCATGCTCGGCCAGGCGCTTGGCAAGCTCTTTGCGCTGGCGGAAGCCTATCCGGACCTCAAGGCCAACCAGAATTTCTCCGAACTGCAGCAGTCGCTGGAGGAGATCGAAAGCGAAGTGCAGATGGCGCGCCGCTACTACAATGGCGCGGCCCGCGACCTGAACGTCAAGGTCGAGAGTTTTCCCTCGAATCTCATCGCCGGCCCCTTCGGCTTCGCCAAGGCCGCCTTTTTCGAGATCACCAACGAAGCCGATCGCGCCGTGCCGGTCGTGAAATTTTGA
- a CDS encoding metalloregulator ArsR/SmtB family transcription factor: protein MVERSDSDQLTLILKAASDVTRRAILTHLAQEGPARVTDIAARFDMSLNAVSKHIMVLEKAGLVSRRTQWREHLIEVQMAPLAEIDQWFSGLRSIWDLRLETLGTLLTKEPDND from the coding sequence ATGGTTGAACGATCAGACTCTGACCAGCTGACCCTGATCCTCAAGGCCGCAAGCGACGTCACGCGCCGTGCGATACTGACGCATCTCGCACAAGAAGGCCCCGCGCGTGTGACCGATATTGCCGCCCGCTTCGATATGAGCCTGAACGCCGTGTCGAAGCACATCATGGTCCTCGAAAAGGCCGGGCTCGTCAGCCGCCGCACCCAGTGGCGAGAACACCTGATCGAAGTGCAGATGGCGCCGCTGGCGGAGATCGACCAGTGGTTCTCGGGACTGCGGTCGATCTGGGACCTCCGCCTCGAAACCCTTGGAACACTGCTGACAAAGGAGCCGGACAATGACTGA
- a CDS encoding SRPBCC family protein — protein MTDLSLTCRRTIKANPKQIYNAWLDPAMMTRFMSPRPDMHVAEARSDAREGGRFFVLMVGDKEYPHEGTYNELTPFSRIVFTWEAPWSAPDTQVELVLTPVADGTEVVLTHVKFMSEESRDNHEKGWNGILGKLDALLS, from the coding sequence ATGACTGACCTTAGCCTCACCTGCCGCCGCACCATCAAAGCCAACCCGAAGCAGATCTACAACGCCTGGCTCGATCCGGCGATGATGACCCGTTTCATGTCACCGCGCCCGGACATGCATGTCGCCGAGGCCCGCTCGGACGCGCGCGAGGGCGGGCGGTTCTTCGTGCTGATGGTGGGTGACAAGGAATATCCGCATGAAGGCACCTACAACGAACTCACCCCGTTCTCGCGGATCGTCTTTACCTGGGAGGCGCCCTGGTCAGCCCCTGATACGCAGGTCGAACTGGTGCTGACCCCCGTCGCGGACGGCACGGAAGTGGTGCTGACCCACGTGAAGTTCATGTCCGAGGAAAGCCGTGACAATCACGAAAAGGGGTGGAATGGCATCCTGGGTAAACTCGACGCCCTTCTGTCGTGA
- a CDS encoding DUF2007 domain-containing protein, translating to MKELIRTNDAVVLSFAESLMKEAGIGCFIADQGMSILEGSLGLLPRRFLVADEEADEARQILIDAGLAAELREV from the coding sequence ATGAAGGAATTGATCCGCACCAACGACGCCGTCGTGCTTTCTTTCGCCGAAAGCCTGATGAAGGAAGCAGGTATCGGCTGTTTCATCGCCGACCAGGGCATGAGCATCCTCGAAGGCTCGCTCGGCCTCTTGCCCCGCCGTTTTCTGGTGGCCGATGAGGAAGCCGACGAGGCCCGCCAGATTCTGATTGACGCGGGGTTGGCTGCGGAATTGCGGGAGGTTTGA
- a CDS encoding 3-phosphoshikimate 1-carboxyvinyltransferase: MSNADQKLTILPPGHPLEGRVSPPGSKSITNRALLLAGLAEGTSRLTGALKSDDTRYMADALRAMGVTISEPDGTTFVVSGTGKLLPPEKPLFLGNAGTATRFLTAAAALVDGTVVVDGDQHMRKRPIAPLVTALRSLGVTVEAETGCPPVTVSGTGDFGKDRVTIDAGLSSQYVSALLMAAAGGTRPINIELAGEEIGARGYVDLTVAAMRAFGAEVRQVSPSIWQVAPTGYRATDYVIEPDASAATYLWAAEVLTGGRIDLGVAATAFSQPDAKSYEVIASFPHMPDVIDGSQMQDAVPTLAVLAAFNERPVRFTGLANLRVKECDRVRALSTGLSNIRPGLGVEEGDDLIVAADPKLAGQTLPADIDTFADHRIAMSFALAGLKINGITILDPGCVAKTYPRYWDELASLGVAFEGDRP, translated from the coding sequence ATGAGCAACGCTGACCAGAAATTGACCATCCTCCCGCCAGGCCATCCGCTTGAAGGCCGCGTCAGCCCGCCCGGGTCGAAGTCGATCACCAACCGGGCGCTGCTGCTTGCCGGCCTCGCCGAGGGCACGAGCCGTCTGACCGGTGCGCTGAAGAGCGATGATACCCGTTACATGGCCGACGCCCTGCGGGCCATGGGGGTTACGATTTCCGAACCGGACGGCACCACGTTCGTCGTCAGCGGAACCGGCAAACTCCTGCCGCCGGAAAAACCGCTCTTCCTCGGCAATGCCGGTACCGCGACGCGGTTTCTCACGGCTGCCGCAGCCCTCGTCGACGGCACCGTGGTGGTGGATGGCGACCAGCATATGCGCAAGCGGCCGATCGCCCCGCTGGTGACGGCTCTGCGCTCGCTCGGCGTCACGGTCGAGGCTGAAACGGGCTGCCCGCCGGTGACGGTGTCCGGCACGGGTGATTTCGGCAAGGATCGCGTTACCATCGATGCCGGCCTGTCGAGCCAGTATGTCTCTGCCTTGTTGATGGCGGCGGCGGGCGGCACGCGCCCGATCAATATCGAGCTTGCCGGCGAAGAAATCGGCGCGCGCGGCTATGTCGACCTGACCGTTGCCGCCATGCGTGCCTTCGGCGCCGAGGTCCGCCAAGTCAGCCCGTCGATCTGGCAGGTCGCCCCGACGGGCTACCGCGCCACCGACTATGTCATCGAGCCGGACGCATCGGCCGCAACCTATCTCTGGGCGGCGGAAGTTTTGACCGGCGGCAGGATCGATCTCGGTGTTGCCGCGACCGCGTTCTCGCAGCCGGATGCCAAGTCCTATGAGGTGATCGCCAGCTTCCCGCATATGCCGGATGTCATCGACGGCTCGCAGATGCAGGATGCGGTGCCGACGCTCGCCGTGCTTGCCGCCTTCAACGAGAGGCCGGTGCGCTTCACCGGACTTGCCAATCTGCGCGTCAAGGAATGCGACCGGGTGCGGGCGCTTTCCACCGGCCTGTCGAACATCCGCCCCGGCCTCGGCGTGGAGGAAGGCGACGACCTCATCGTCGCCGCCGATCCGAAGCTCGCCGGCCAGACGCTGCCCGCCGACATCGACACCTTCGCCGATCACCGCATCGCCATGAGTTTTGCCCTGGCGGGGCTGAAGATCAACGGCATCACCATCCTTGATCCCGGCTGCGTGGCGAAAACCTATCCCCGCTACTGGGACGAGCTTGCCTCGCTCGGGGTGGCATTCGAAGGTGACAGGCCGTGA
- a CDS encoding tRNA1(Val) (adenine(37)-N6)-methyltransferase: protein MKTQTTDSFHRGQFHVIQPLGQGHRSGMDAMLLASLVASDKPCRVADLGAGAGAAGMAVASRLENAEVLLVERSPLMADFARKSLALAQNERFSSRVSVLEADVALTGRVRVAAGLADDTFDHVIMNPPFNDASDRKTPDVLKAEAHAMTDGLFDIWIRTAGAIMKPGGQLSLIARPESIAKIVSACGRRFGGIEITALHPRTGENAVRILVTAIKQSRARLALRAPLIMHEEDTHKFSAFVDDLNNGRAAYRRRR from the coding sequence ATGAAAACCCAGACCACCGACAGCTTCCATCGCGGTCAATTCCATGTGATCCAGCCGCTGGGGCAGGGGCACCGGTCCGGCATGGACGCGATGCTGCTCGCCTCGCTGGTTGCCTCGGACAAGCCGTGCCGGGTTGCCGATCTCGGCGCCGGCGCCGGGGCCGCAGGCATGGCGGTTGCCTCGCGGCTGGAGAATGCCGAGGTCCTGCTGGTCGAACGGTCGCCGCTGATGGCGGATTTCGCTCGCAAGAGCCTCGCGCTGGCGCAGAACGAGCGGTTCAGTTCCCGTGTGTCCGTGCTTGAAGCCGATGTCGCGCTCACCGGTCGGGTGCGGGTCGCTGCAGGTCTCGCCGACGACACTTTCGACCACGTCATCATGAACCCGCCCTTCAACGATGCCTCCGACCGCAAGACCCCCGACGTCCTGAAGGCCGAGGCACACGCGATGACCGACGGGCTGTTCGACATCTGGATCCGCACCGCCGGCGCGATCATGAAGCCCGGCGGACAACTGTCACTGATCGCCCGGCCGGAATCGATCGCCAAGATTGTTTCCGCCTGCGGTCGCCGTTTCGGCGGCATCGAAATCACCGCCTTGCATCCGCGAACAGGCGAAAACGCGGTGCGCATCCTCGTGACGGCGATCAAGCAAAGCCGCGCCCGCCTGGCGCTGCGGGCTCCGCTGATCATGCACGAAGAGGATACGCACAAATTCTCCGCATTCGTGGACGATCTGAACAATGGCCGCGCCGCCTATCGCCGCCGGCGATGA